From the genome of Pantoea alfalfae, one region includes:
- a CDS encoding nitrate reductase, with protein MNSTCPYCGVGCGVCVTPQGNHQATVIGDAHHPANAGRLCVKGAALGETLTPQGRLLTAQVNGQPVSLDAALDAAAAGLRAVIDQYGPQAVAFYGSGQLLTEDYYVANKLMKGYIGAANIDTNSRLCMASAVVGYKRALGADAVPCCYDDLEQADLVLLVGSNAAWAHPVVWQRLMQAKQQRPAMRIVVIDPRRTASCDQADLHLPLRPGSDAALLSGLLHWLAQHDGLDASMLPHLNGVGETLVAAAQWDVARVAETCDLTEQQVTHFFRLVSQHDRMLTLWCMGINQSATGSDNNQAILNLHLLTGKIGRAGCGPFSLTGQPNAMGGREVGGLANQLAAHMSFTEADCDRVQRFWRSPSMARQPGLTALDLFRAIAEGEVKAVWIMGTNPAVSMPEGNRVAQALAACPLVIVSDVMAQTDTSAFADILLPAQGWGEKNGTVTNSERRISRQRAFAAAPGDARPDWWLLAQVAQRLGFREGFNWQHPSEIFCEHAALSGFENDGQRAFDISGLAPLSQAAWDALRPVQWPVNAAHPQGCARLFGDRRFFHEDGKARLRVPATPALTPRDAAYPLLMNSGRVRDQWHTMTRTGLVPRLMQHCDEPFVALHPADAVQYGVTAGGLARVQSVQGWITVRVRGDSGMRRGELFVPMHWNRQFSQQSHVDMLVAARACPFSGQPALKQTPVRILPLTVSWQGWLWQRGMTQPAGLRYWSRTPYPAAQRYAVAGEGVPQAWLAGQVDLSGYDLQVASGSGCDYRLLAWRDGELQLAFYAGSALPSLDSAFVAAAFADAPQDAAGRHSVLAGQAMQGSAAGRIICSCMGVGEQTILQAVAEGCRTTQALGRKLKCGTQCGSCIPELKQLLLSDVVVEE; from the coding sequence ATGAACAGCACCTGTCCCTATTGCGGCGTCGGCTGTGGCGTCTGCGTCACGCCGCAGGGTAATCATCAGGCAACGGTGATCGGCGATGCGCATCATCCCGCTAACGCAGGCCGGTTGTGCGTTAAGGGCGCGGCGCTGGGCGAGACGCTGACGCCACAGGGGCGTCTTCTTACCGCTCAGGTTAACGGCCAGCCGGTCAGCCTTGATGCGGCGCTGGATGCGGCGGCGGCAGGATTGCGCGCGGTAATCGATCAATATGGTCCGCAGGCAGTGGCGTTTTATGGCTCCGGGCAGCTGCTCACCGAGGATTACTACGTCGCCAACAAGCTGATGAAGGGCTATATCGGTGCCGCCAACATCGATACGAATTCCCGGCTCTGCATGGCGTCGGCGGTGGTCGGCTATAAGCGGGCGCTGGGGGCGGATGCGGTGCCCTGCTGTTACGACGATCTGGAACAGGCGGATCTGGTACTGCTGGTAGGGTCCAATGCCGCCTGGGCGCATCCGGTGGTCTGGCAGCGGCTGATGCAGGCGAAGCAGCAGCGACCGGCGATGCGCATTGTGGTGATTGATCCGCGCCGCACGGCCAGTTGTGACCAGGCCGATCTGCATCTGCCGCTGCGCCCTGGCAGTGATGCGGCGCTGCTTTCCGGTCTGCTGCACTGGCTGGCGCAGCACGATGGCCTGGATGCCAGCATGTTGCCGCATCTGAATGGCGTGGGTGAAACCCTGGTGGCCGCCGCGCAGTGGGATGTCGCGCGGGTTGCAGAGACCTGTGATTTAACGGAACAGCAGGTGACGCACTTTTTCCGGCTGGTCAGCCAGCACGATCGGATGCTGACGCTGTGGTGCATGGGGATTAATCAGTCCGCCACCGGCAGCGACAATAACCAGGCGATTCTTAACCTGCATCTGCTGACGGGCAAAATAGGCCGTGCGGGCTGCGGGCCTTTTTCGCTGACCGGACAGCCAAATGCGATGGGCGGACGCGAAGTGGGTGGCCTGGCGAATCAGCTGGCGGCGCACATGAGTTTTACGGAAGCGGACTGCGATCGGGTGCAGCGTTTCTGGCGCAGCCCGTCGATGGCCCGCCAGCCGGGACTGACCGCGCTGGATCTCTTCAGGGCAATTGCGGAAGGTGAGGTGAAAGCAGTGTGGATTATGGGCACCAATCCGGCGGTGTCAATGCCGGAAGGCAACCGCGTGGCGCAGGCGCTGGCGGCGTGTCCGCTGGTCATTGTCTCGGATGTGATGGCGCAGACCGACACCAGCGCCTTTGCCGATATTCTGCTGCCCGCCCAGGGCTGGGGCGAGAAGAACGGCACCGTGACGAACTCAGAGCGGCGTATTTCGCGTCAGCGCGCCTTTGCCGCCGCGCCGGGGGATGCCCGGCCTGACTGGTGGCTGCTGGCGCAGGTGGCGCAGCGACTAGGGTTCCGAGAGGGCTTTAACTGGCAGCATCCGTCGGAGATTTTCTGCGAACATGCGGCGCTGTCGGGGTTTGAGAACGACGGTCAGCGGGCGTTTGATATCAGCGGGCTGGCGCCGTTGAGCCAGGCTGCATGGGATGCGCTGCGTCCGGTTCAGTGGCCGGTTAATGCTGCTCATCCGCAGGGCTGTGCGCGGTTGTTTGGCGATCGCCGCTTTTTCCACGAGGACGGGAAAGCCCGGCTGCGTGTCCCGGCTACGCCTGCCTTAACCCCGCGTGATGCGGCTTATCCGCTATTGATGAACAGCGGTCGGGTGCGCGATCAATGGCATACCATGACGCGCACCGGGCTGGTGCCGCGTCTGATGCAGCATTGTGATGAGCCGTTTGTGGCGCTGCATCCCGCTGATGCCGTGCAGTATGGCGTGACGGCGGGTGGGCTGGCGCGGGTGCAGTCAGTACAGGGCTGGATCACTGTACGGGTACGGGGTGATAGCGGGATGCGGCGCGGCGAGCTGTTTGTGCCGATGCACTGGAACCGGCAGTTCAGCCAGCAGAGTCACGTCGATATGCTGGTCGCCGCCCGCGCCTGTCCGTTTTCAGGGCAACCCGCGCTGAAGCAGACGCCGGTGCGGATTCTGCCGCTGACGGTGAGCTGGCAGGGCTGGCTGTGGCAGCGTGGAATGACGCAGCCCGCAGGCTTGCGCTACTGGTCGCGTACGCCCTATCCGGCGGCGCAGCGCTATGCGGTCGCGGGCGAGGGAGTGCCGCAGGCGTGGCTGGCCGGACAGGTTGATTTGTCAGGTTATGACCTGCAGGTCGCCTCCGGCAGCGGTTGTGATTACCGGTTGCTGGCATGGCGCGACGGTGAGTTGCAGCTGGCGTTTTATGCCGGTAGCGCGTTGCCATCGCTGGATAGCGCATTTGTCGCGGCGGCCTTTGCGGATGCGCCGCAGGATGCTGCCGGGCGGCACAGCGTGCTGGCGGGTCAGGCGATGCAGGGCAGCGCGGCAGGCCGGATTATCTGTAGCTGTATGGGGGTAGGCGAACAGACGATTTTGCAGGCGGTGGCGGAGGGATGTCGTACCACTCAGGCGCTTGGCCGGAAGCTGAAGTGCGGCACGCAGTGTGGCTCCTGTATTCCGGAGCTGAAGCAGCTTTTGCTGTCCGATGTGGTTGTGGAGGAATGA
- the nirB gene encoding nitrite reductase large subunit NirB has translation MRQRLLVIGNGMAGMQMVESLLQRAPLRYAITVIGREPHGNYNRVLLSPVLAGEKSFGETLIHDRDWYQRHGVTLLTGETVQQVDLAARTVQTDQRQLGWDRLVFATGSQPRLPAIPGIDARHVLGFRSIADVRQLLTGQGPVVILGGGFLGIEAAAALRARGREVTLVHHKPWLLDRQLDAKAGELLLTALAQRGIRCELSSGLTAIDEAGVTLTCGRHCAATQVVIAIGVQPAVKLALAAGLPCQRGIMVDGQLRSAIPDVYAVGECCEIAGETFGLVAPCLAQAEILAAQLAGSPLADFVSEPLATRLKVSGISLFSAGDVSEAPSISSFDPISGDYRRLFLRQGRLCGVLLSGDTRQGAAWLERLQRAEPVTLDTLFDHHQPEPQPQAAESPEMSKPVLAVIGHGMVSHHFLEQLVARELHQHYHVVVYGEERQQAYDRVHLSDYFNGKTAGDLSLVGADFFVRHGIELRSGCTVVAIDRQQRSLRDSAGSELAWDKLVLATGSRAFVPPVPGHDGDRCFVYRTLDDLDAIAACARHSQRGIVIGGGLLGLEAANALRQLGLETHVVEFAPRLMAVQLDEGGALMLRQKIDALGVTVHTSKQTELIEQQPDGSVVLRFADGSSLPGDLVLFSAGIRPRDELAREAGLTLGPRGGIEINDRCQTSDDDVFAIGECAMWNGQIFGLVAPGYQMARVLAGHLAAEPAAFSGADMSTKLKLLGVEVASFGDAHGRTQGSQHYHWTDGPKGVYKKIVVSADCTRLLGGVLVGDSSDYATLLQMMLNDLPLPAAPESLILPALAGAPKAPGVAALPDSAQVCSCHNVSKGDICAAVKGGCGEMSSIKSCTKAATGCGGCVALVKQVMEFQLETLGVEVKKDVCDHFSYSRQELYHLVRAGEFRTFDALLASHGKGQGCEVCKPLVGSILASCWNDYLLKPAHLPLQDTNDRYFANIQKDGTYSVVPRVPAGEITPQGLIAIGEVAARYDLYTKITGGQRIDLFGARLDQLPAIWQTLLEAGFETGHAYGKSLRTVKSCVGSTWCRYGVQDSTAFAITLENRYKGLRAPHKIKMAVSGCTRECAEAQSKDIGVIATEKGWNLYVCGNGGMKPRHADLFASDLDDATLLRYVDRLLMFYIRTADRLQRTSVWLDNLEGGLDYLRQVVIEDSLGLGATLEQEMQRVVDAWQCEWQTTLADPSRRALFTPTINSEQPDETLHYSRVRGQRQPESVAARPLLQLPAEPWSAVCALEAIPPEAGIGARLGSERVALFRFGDALYALEDREPGSDASVLSRGILGDVGGEPVVISPLYKQRVRLRDGQSLDNPQHQLRCWPVKLEAGQIWLANRPQNRLAQAS, from the coding sequence ATGAGGCAACGGTTGCTGGTGATAGGTAATGGCATGGCGGGGATGCAGATGGTGGAGAGCCTGCTGCAGCGTGCGCCGCTGCGCTACGCCATTACGGTCATTGGCCGCGAGCCGCACGGCAACTACAACCGCGTGCTGCTGTCGCCGGTGCTGGCCGGTGAAAAGTCCTTTGGTGAAACCCTGATCCACGATCGCGACTGGTATCAGCGGCATGGCGTCACGCTGCTGACCGGGGAAACCGTGCAGCAGGTCGATCTGGCCGCGCGTACGGTGCAGACCGATCAGCGCCAGCTCGGCTGGGATCGGCTGGTGTTTGCCACCGGTTCACAGCCTCGTCTGCCCGCGATTCCCGGTATTGATGCCCGCCACGTACTCGGTTTTCGCAGCATCGCCGACGTCCGGCAACTGCTGACGGGCCAGGGGCCGGTGGTGATTCTGGGCGGCGGTTTTCTCGGCATTGAAGCGGCGGCGGCACTCCGCGCCCGTGGCCGTGAGGTCACGCTGGTGCACCACAAACCCTGGCTGCTGGACCGCCAGCTGGATGCCAAAGCGGGCGAGCTGTTGCTGACGGCATTAGCGCAGCGCGGCATTCGCTGCGAACTCAGCAGTGGACTCACGGCGATTGACGAGGCGGGCGTAACGCTGACCTGCGGGCGTCACTGCGCCGCCACGCAGGTCGTGATTGCCATCGGTGTTCAGCCTGCGGTGAAGCTGGCGCTGGCGGCGGGTCTGCCGTGTCAGCGCGGGATTATGGTTGATGGTCAGCTGCGCAGCGCCATTCCCGATGTTTACGCCGTGGGCGAGTGCTGTGAAATCGCGGGCGAAACCTTTGGCCTGGTCGCGCCCTGCCTGGCGCAGGCAGAGATTCTGGCGGCGCAGCTGGCGGGATCGCCGCTGGCGGATTTCGTCAGTGAGCCGCTGGCGACGCGGCTTAAGGTTAGCGGCATTTCGCTGTTCAGCGCCGGTGATGTCAGTGAGGCGCCATCCATCAGCAGTTTTGATCCGATCTCCGGCGACTATCGCCGCCTTTTTCTCCGTCAGGGCCGCCTCTGTGGCGTGCTGCTCTCTGGCGATACCCGGCAGGGTGCGGCGTGGCTTGAACGTCTGCAGCGTGCCGAACCTGTCACGCTCGATACCCTGTTCGATCACCATCAACCTGAACCGCAGCCGCAGGCTGCTGAGAGTCCTGAGATGAGTAAACCGGTTTTAGCCGTGATTGGTCACGGCATGGTCAGTCACCACTTTCTTGAGCAGCTGGTTGCCCGCGAACTGCATCAGCACTATCACGTCGTGGTTTACGGCGAGGAGCGTCAGCAGGCCTACGATCGCGTGCATCTGTCGGACTATTTCAATGGCAAAACGGCCGGCGATCTGTCGCTGGTCGGCGCGGACTTCTTTGTCCGGCACGGTATCGAACTGCGCAGTGGCTGCACGGTTGTGGCCATCGATCGCCAGCAGCGCAGCCTGCGTGACAGCGCGGGCAGTGAACTGGCGTGGGATAAGCTGGTGCTGGCGACCGGCTCACGCGCATTCGTCCCGCCGGTGCCGGGCCACGATGGCGACCGCTGCTTTGTCTACCGCACGCTGGACGATCTTGATGCCATTGCCGCCTGCGCCCGCCATAGCCAGCGCGGTATCGTCATTGGCGGCGGCCTGCTGGGTCTGGAGGCGGCGAATGCGCTGCGGCAGCTCGGGCTTGAAACGCACGTGGTGGAGTTTGCGCCGCGCCTGATGGCGGTGCAGCTTGATGAGGGCGGGGCGCTGATGCTGCGCCAGAAGATCGACGCGCTGGGCGTCACCGTCCACACCTCAAAACAGACCGAGCTGATCGAGCAGCAGCCCGATGGCAGCGTGGTACTGCGCTTTGCCGACGGCAGCAGTTTACCCGGCGATCTGGTGCTGTTCTCCGCCGGTATCCGTCCGCGCGATGAGCTGGCGCGTGAAGCGGGCCTGACGCTGGGACCGCGCGGCGGCATTGAGATTAACGATCGCTGCCAGACCAGCGATGACGATGTGTTTGCCATTGGGGAATGCGCGATGTGGAACGGCCAGATTTTTGGCCTTGTCGCGCCAGGATATCAGATGGCACGGGTGCTGGCCGGACATCTGGCGGCTGAACCTGCCGCCTTCAGCGGCGCGGACATGAGCACTAAGCTGAAACTGCTGGGCGTGGAGGTGGCGTCGTTCGGTGATGCCCATGGCCGCACCCAGGGCAGTCAGCACTATCACTGGACCGACGGGCCAAAAGGCGTTTACAAAAAAATCGTGGTCAGTGCTGATTGCACACGACTGCTGGGCGGCGTACTGGTCGGCGACAGCAGCGATTACGCCACGCTGCTGCAGATGATGCTCAACGACCTGCCGCTGCCTGCCGCGCCGGAGAGCCTGATCCTGCCTGCGCTGGCCGGTGCGCCAAAAGCGCCGGGCGTCGCGGCATTGCCCGACAGCGCACAGGTCTGCTCCTGTCACAACGTCAGCAAAGGCGACATCTGCGCAGCGGTGAAAGGCGGATGCGGTGAGATGAGTAGCATCAAGAGCTGCACCAAAGCAGCCACTGGTTGCGGCGGTTGTGTGGCACTGGTGAAACAGGTGATGGAGTTTCAGCTGGAAACGCTCGGCGTCGAGGTGAAAAAAGATGTCTGCGACCACTTCAGTTATTCACGGCAGGAGCTTTATCACCTGGTGCGGGCGGGTGAGTTCAGAACATTTGATGCGCTGCTAGCCTCACACGGTAAGGGTCAGGGCTGTGAAGTGTGCAAGCCGCTGGTGGGGTCGATTCTTGCCTCCTGCTGGAATGACTATCTGCTGAAACCGGCGCACCTGCCGTTACAGGATACGAATGACCGCTACTTCGCCAACATCCAGAAAGATGGCACCTATTCGGTAGTGCCGCGTGTCCCGGCGGGTGAAATTACGCCACAGGGGCTGATCGCCATTGGTGAAGTGGCAGCGCGTTATGACCTTTACACCAAAATCACCGGCGGGCAGCGTATCGACCTGTTTGGCGCGCGGCTCGATCAGCTGCCCGCTATCTGGCAGACGCTGCTTGAGGCCGGTTTTGAAACCGGTCACGCCTACGGCAAGTCGCTGCGCACCGTGAAATCCTGTGTCGGATCCACCTGGTGCCGCTACGGCGTGCAGGACTCGACCGCCTTCGCCATCACGCTGGAGAACCGCTACAAGGGACTTCGCGCCCCACATAAAATCAAGATGGCGGTCTCGGGCTGTACTCGCGAGTGTGCGGAAGCGCAGAGTAAAGATATCGGCGTGATCGCCACTGAAAAGGGCTGGAACCTCTATGTCTGCGGCAACGGCGGCATGAAGCCGCGGCACGCCGATCTGTTTGCCAGCGACCTCGACGATGCCACGCTGCTGCGCTATGTCGATCGTCTGCTGATGTTCTATATCCGTACTGCGGATCGTCTGCAACGCACCAGCGTCTGGCTGGACAATCTGGAAGGCGGTCTCGATTACCTGCGTCAGGTGGTGATTGAGGACAGCCTTGGGCTGGGTGCAACGCTGGAGCAGGAGATGCAGCGGGTGGTTGACGCCTGGCAGTGCGAGTGGCAGACCACGCTGGCGGACCCATCGCGACGTGCGTTGTTTACGCCGACGATCAACAGCGAGCAGCCCGATGAAACCCTGCACTACAGCCGGGTACGCGGTCAGCGTCAGCCTGAATCCGTGGCTGCGCGTCCGCTGCTACAGCTGCCCGCCGAGCCGTGGAGCGCAGTCTGCGCACTGGAGGCGATTCCGCCCGAAGCCGGGATCGGGGCGCGACTCGGCAGCGAGCGTGTTGCCCTGTTCCGCTTTGGCGATGCGCTCTATGCGCTGGAAGATCGTGAACCCGGCAGCGACGCCAGCGTGCTGTCGCGCGGGATTCTGGGCGATGTCGGCGGCGAGCCGGTGGTGATCTCTCCGCTCTACAAGCAGCGGGTACGGCTGCGTGACGGGCAGAGTCTGGATAATCCGCAGCATCAGCTGCGCTGCTGGCCGGTGAAGCTGGAAGCGGGGCAGATCTGGCTGGCAAACCGTCCGCAAAATCGGCTGGCGCAGGCATCATGA
- a CDS encoding ABC transporter ATP-binding protein: MQQHIIRVQQVSQRFNTASGEFLALDNVSFDIHEGETLSLIGHSGCGKSTLLNLIAGLTRPSSGVLLCDNREITGPGPARAVVFQNHSLLPWLTAFQNVELAVQQVFKGRFSKAEMRDWIEHNLNRVQMSHAMHKRPGEISGGMKQRVGIARALAMKPRVLLLDEPFGALDALTRAHLQDSVMRIQQELNTTIVLITHDVDEAVLLSDRVLMMTNGPAAQVGEILTVDLPRPRSRIALADEPRYHQLRQKVLHFLYEKQTTAA, translated from the coding sequence ATGCAGCAACACATTATTCGCGTTCAGCAGGTGAGTCAGCGTTTCAACACCGCCAGCGGCGAGTTTCTGGCGCTGGACAACGTCAGTTTTGATATCCACGAAGGGGAAACCCTGAGCCTGATCGGCCACTCCGGCTGCGGCAAATCGACGCTGCTGAACCTGATTGCCGGATTAACCCGTCCCAGCAGCGGCGTGCTGCTATGTGATAACCGCGAAATCACCGGACCCGGCCCGGCGCGTGCGGTGGTATTTCAGAACCATTCGCTGCTGCCGTGGCTGACGGCGTTTCAGAACGTCGAACTGGCGGTGCAGCAGGTGTTTAAAGGACGCTTCAGCAAAGCGGAGATGCGCGACTGGATCGAACACAACCTCAATCGGGTGCAGATGAGCCACGCCATGCACAAGCGGCCTGGCGAAATCTCCGGCGGCATGAAGCAGCGTGTCGGCATTGCCCGGGCGCTGGCAATGAAGCCGCGCGTGCTGCTGCTCGATGAGCCATTTGGCGCGCTGGATGCCTTAACCCGCGCCCACCTGCAGGACAGCGTGATGCGCATTCAGCAGGAGCTGAACACCACCATTGTCCTGATCACCCATGACGTGGATGAAGCGGTGCTGCTCTCCGATCGGGTGCTGATGATGACCAACGGCCCGGCAGCGCAGGTCGGTGAAATCCTCACCGTCGATCTGCCGCGTCCGCGCTCGCGGATCGCGCTGGCGGATGAGCCGCGCTACCACCAGCTGCGCCAGAAAGTGCTGCATTTCCTCTATGAAAAACAGACCACGGCCGCATAA
- the ntrB gene encoding nitrate ABC transporter permease has translation MKTDVRALTQPVQTPGSATVIPLQVTPKAAVRPARLRPFLQHCIPAAGGLLLMLLVWQIAALSEPSFPSPYATWQAAQVLFADPFYSNGPNDQGIGWNVLASLQRVAIGFGLAALVGIPAGFLLGRFTFMARMFNPIIALLRPVSPLAWLPIGLLLFQRAEPAASWTIFICSIWPMIINTAEGVQRIPQDYLNVARVLQLSEWTVMRRILLPAVLPAVLTGVRLSIGIAWLVIVAAEMLTGGLGIGFWIWNEWNNLNVANILIAILIIGVVGLLLEQGLMLLARRFSWEK, from the coding sequence CTGACGCAGCCGGTACAAACCCCCGGCAGTGCCACCGTTATTCCGTTACAGGTCACCCCCAAAGCCGCCGTTCGGCCGGCACGGCTGCGTCCGTTTTTGCAGCACTGCATTCCGGCTGCGGGCGGCCTGCTGCTGATGCTGCTGGTGTGGCAGATCGCCGCCCTGTCCGAACCCTCGTTTCCCTCGCCTTACGCGACCTGGCAGGCCGCGCAGGTACTGTTCGCTGACCCGTTCTACAGCAATGGTCCCAACGATCAGGGCATTGGCTGGAATGTGCTGGCCTCGCTGCAGCGCGTCGCCATCGGATTCGGCCTCGCCGCGCTGGTGGGCATTCCTGCCGGATTTCTGCTGGGGCGCTTCACCTTTATGGCGCGCATGTTCAATCCGATTATCGCCTTACTGCGCCCGGTCAGCCCGCTGGCCTGGCTGCCGATTGGGCTGCTGCTGTTTCAGCGCGCCGAGCCGGCCGCCAGCTGGACCATTTTCATCTGTTCGATCTGGCCGATGATCATCAACACCGCCGAAGGGGTGCAGCGCATTCCGCAGGATTACCTCAACGTGGCGCGGGTGTTACAGCTCTCTGAATGGACGGTGATGCGCCGGATCCTGCTGCCCGCCGTGCTGCCTGCGGTGCTCACCGGGGTGCGTCTCTCTATCGGCATCGCCTGGCTGGTGATTGTGGCCGCCGAAATGCTGACCGGCGGGCTGGGGATCGGTTTCTGGATCTGGAACGAGTGGAACAACCTCAACGTGGCAAACATTCTGATCGCCATTCTGATTATCGGCGTCGTCGGGCTGCTGCTGGAGCAGGGTCTGATGCTGCTGGCGCGTCGTTTCAGCTGGGAAAAATAA